Proteins encoded together in one Theileria parva strain Muguga chromosome 3 map unlocalized ctg_530, whole genome shotgun sequence window:
- a CDS encoding Gaa1-like GPI transamidase domain protein has translation MSLTSKKFIFLRRFLRKTIIPASNVLFVLVLFGIIFLDHFSYNTSVQEHGYLNRYSLNELTTSEINQMYTTKQDLIRQELSKSDTAKFSKNKINRILKLGKSTKPNSQSQYYSQKNHYSHHTNRNTDNSTKDGRDGSTEDLGERYSYWSSEPHNDTPEIFITLTNLLSNINNIEIGFNKFLLPLPTVNITNHGSTHSSNSTLHRISGHSVLFRLNCLRCMPRGATLLIATVNAENYKSDVTSVTLAIAALRHLSSAKYLSQNILLLVTMRLPFSAGTRQFLHDYYTSPYFQYRSGTIHNAMVLDLGTNNCSSYLISYEGIDGWLPNQDIVNIFVEICTVEGLTVSVRSMWNTIFRMAVNVDRTRSHISLLERNINSFSLICKHTTDSDIAVRNSEELLLKSLVLVMRNMNNLDTVLERSFNFYYFVTTNSFISISIYSLVVPLLFIRPIVKLLLDPFFDNLPMILGVLLVFCNIFVGSIPAYLMLLRVVRSASNPPQSYTFDQVRLALLLLVVSYVVIFLFNSLLFYKTSNLFGDDYGGVDYISKDLLLSRVNNVNLKKFKLKQILLNIKRKLKFVRKSDSAETMETTRETVENPEGTMDSKVENRVNEEVTSVMGMGYYWYIMRLPDRLPSIELFLLYAIYFVSLSFLLGLSVLNWALSFLLSLVLLVPLNVISVRSLLMSKVTSCVSTVYFMLFTVFFYPFEGKMKIVRAFLFENFRKIFKLLGHLLGSNVFKNYKLIMDLSGKLLYISDHVFGGKTRWINSRGDLFLLRKIYSASENHILFGSYNIIILLFMFGIIAHILFLNLLLLVKKKNKVKLD, from the exons ATGTCGTTAACGTCAAAGAAGTTCATTTTCCTAAGGAGATTCCTCAGGAAAACTATTATTCCCGCCAG TAATGTGTTGTTTGTGTTGGTATTGTTTGGGATAATATTCTTGGATCACTTTAGCTATAATACTTCGGTACAGGAACACGGCTACCTTAACCGCTACTCACTCAATGAGCTTACAACTTCtgaaattaatcaaatGTACACCACCAAACAGGATTTAATCAGACAGGAATTAAGTAAATCTGACACAGCCAAGTTcagtaaaaataaaataaatcgTATCCTAAAGCTGGGAAAATCAACTAAACCGAATTCTCAATCTCAGTACTACTCACAGAAAAATCATTACTCACATCATACCAACCGTAATACTGATAATAGTACTAAGGATGGTAGGGATGGTAGTACTGAGGACCTGGGTGAAAGATACTCATATTGGTCCTCCGAACCTCATAATGACACACctgaaatatttataactCTAACCAACTTATTGTCGAACATCaataatattgaaattGGATTCAACAAGTTTTTACTCCCCCTGCCCACTGTTAATATCACTAACCACGGTAGTACCCACAGTAGTAACAGTACACTTCATAGAATATCTGGACATAGTGTATTATTCCGTCTGAATTGTTTAAGATGTATGCCAAGAGGTGCTACACTGTTAATAGCTACTGTGAATGCTGAGAACTATAAATCTGACGTAACAAGTGTAACACTTGCGATCGCAGCATTGAGACACTTATCAAGTGCTAAATATCTGTCACAGAATATACTACTGCTCGTGACTATGAGATTACCGTTTTCAGCTGGTACAAGACAATTCCTGCACGATTACTATACCAGTCCATACTTCCAGTACAGATCTGGTACTATCCACAACGCTATGGTATTGGATTTAGGAACAAATAATTGCTCATCATATTTGATATCTTATGAAGGAATTGACGGCTGGTTACCAAATCAAGACATTGTGAATATATTCGTAGAAATTTGTACCGTCGAGGGTCTTACAGTTAGTGTCAGAAGTATGTGGAATACCATCTTCAGAATGGCCGTTAACGTAGATAGGACCAGATCTCACATTTCTCTTCTAGAGAGGAATATTAACTCGTTTTCCTTAATATGTAAACATACTACCGATAGTGACATTGCGGTGAGAAATTCGGAGGAGTTGTTACTCAAATCCCTCGTGCTGGTAATGAGGAATATGAATAACTTGGACACTGTGCTGGAGAGATCGTTTAATTTCTATTACTTTGTGACTACAAATTCTTTCATTTCAATTTCAATTTATAGCCTTGTGGTACCACTACTCTTCATCAGACCCATAGTAAAGTTGTTGCTGGATCCCTTTTTTGATAACTTGCCAATGATCCTGGGTGTGCTATTAGTgttttgtaatatatttgtGGGATCAATTCCAGCGTATCTTATGTTACTAAGAGTGGTCAGGAGTGCCAGTAACCCACCCCAGTCATACACTTTTGATCAGGTTAGACTAGCACTACTACTACTTGTGGTATCTTATGTTGTcatatttttgtttaattcgttattattttacaagaCGAGTAACTTATTTGGCGATGACTACGGGGGCGTAGACTACATTTCCAAGGATTTACTGTTATCTAGggttaataatgtaaatttaaaaaagtttaaacttaaacaaatattacTAAATATCAAACGTAAACTTAAATTCGTCAGGAAAAGTGACTCTGCGGAGACTATGGAGACTACTAGGGAAACCGTGGAGAATCCTGAGGGCACAATGGACAGTAAGGTGGAGAATAGAGTGAATGAAGAGGTAACGTCAGTGATGGGGATGGGATATTATTGGTATATAATGAGATTACCGGACCGTTTACCGAGTATAGAATTGTTTCTATTATATGCAATTTACTTTGTATCTTTATCATTTCTCCTGGGATTATCAGTGTTGAACTGGGCTCTGTCATTTTTACTCTCACTAGTCTTACTAGTGCCACTGAATGTCATCAGTGTCCGTAGTCTGCTGATGAGTAAAGTGACTTCATGTGTTAGCACTGTTTATTTTATGctatttacagtatttttCTACCCGTTTGAGGGTAAAATGAAGATTGTCCGAGCGtttttatttgaaaattttcgaAAAATTTTTAAGCTACTGGGACACTTGCTCGGGTCAAATGTTTTCAAAAATTACAAACTAATTATGGATTTAAGTGGCAAGTTGTTGTATATTTCGGATCACGTATTTGGAGGTAAAACACGGTGGATAAACTCTAGAGGTGATTTATTCCTATTAAGGAAGATTTATTCGGCTTCGGAAAATCACATACTCTTTGGAtcttataatattattattctgCTCTTTATGTTTGGAATAATCGCACACATTCTCTTTTTAAACCTCCTTCTACTCGttaaaaagaaaaataaagttaaactAGATTAA
- the rpf1 gene encoding Ribosome production factor 1: MKKESEKKKSVKAVKNEKKRERQRIRGLDPKVGRKGKKMSKLLELKAQKKKEKRIERRKRREDEKRGIPVVRKTPHTIESLRRFDETIVDPEDVEVKFEEQIDEFSDHFSRKVTPKLLITSTRRPSEKMRTYMKELLLVLSNSYYFAREEYKLKEVVKHATENGFTSILLVTEGADKLPNGLYICSLPRGPTTFFKLTSLKLASEMKGAGVLVATKPEIVLNSFNTRLGRRIGRQIASLFPLDPEFEGRRVITFHNQRDMIFFRHHRYVFRNEKKCSLKEIGPRFTLKTHFVQDGLFDLDGGLYEFIWRPDLQVDRKRFFI, encoded by the exons atgaAGAAGGAATCTGAAAAG AAAAAATCAGTTAAGGCTGTGAAGAATGAGAAGAAGCGTGAGAGGCAGAGGATTCGAGGCCTTGATCCAAAGGTTGGAAGAAAGGGTAAAAAGATGTCAAAGTTACTAGAATTAAAAGCACAAAAGAAGAAAGAAAAGAGAATAGAGAGAAGGAAACGCAGAGAAGATGAGAAAAGAGGAATTCCAGTAGTTAGAAAAACACCTCATACAATTGAATCTCTAAGAAGATTTGACGAGACTATTGTTGACCCTGAAGACGTCGaagttaaatttgaagAGCAAATCGATGAATTCTCCGACCACTTCTCCAGGAAAGTTACTCCAAAACTACTAATCACATCCACACG GAGGCCATCTGAGAAGATGAGGACATATATGAAggaattattattagtcTTATCCAACTCTTATTACTTTGCC aGGGAAGAGTATAAATTGAAGGAAGTGGTGAAACATGCTACGGAAAATGGATTTAcaagtatattattagtaacTGAGGGCGCTGACAAATTACCTAACGGTCTTTACATATGTTCACTACCAA GAGGACCGACGACATTTTTTAAGCTTACAAGTCTCAAACTGGCCTCTGAGATGAAAGGTGCTGGAGTATTAGTAGCAACAAAGCCTGAAATTGTACTTAACTCGTTCAATACAAGACTAGGAAGAAGAATAGGTAGACAAATCGCATCACTCTTCCCTCTG GATCCGGAATTTGAAGGTAGAAGAGTTATTACATTCCATAATCAAAGAGATATGATCTTCTTCCGTCATCACAG ATATGTATTTCGTAATGAGAAAAAATGTTCATTGAAAGAGATTGGGCCTAGATTTACACTAAAAACACATTTTGTACAG GATGGACTATTTGATCTTGACGGTGGTTTATACGAGTTCATCTGGAGACCTGATTTACAAGTCGATAGAAAACGATTCTTCATATAA